A window of Blastomonas sp. SL216 contains these coding sequences:
- a CDS encoding NAD(P)-dependent oxidoreductase: MANIAFIGIGVMGGPMARHLGNDGHSLALYNRSPAKVEAWLAAHPHLADKARIAATPADAAEGVDAVITCVGNDDDLAQVIMGRQGAFTTLPKGALFIDHTTVSATIARQISVEGRAKNILCVDAPVTGGQAGAENGTLAIMCGGKKDAVDAARPIIKSYSTRIVHVGGPGDGQTTKMVNQICIAGVLGGLSEAMRFAQASRLDLDKVFSAISGGAAQSWQMDNRWKTMAEDSFDFGFAIDWMRKDLGLALDEARNNGASLPVAALLDQFFAEAQHLGAGRQDTSALIRRLPRK, encoded by the coding sequence ATGGCAAATATAGCATTTATCGGTATCGGTGTGATGGGGGGCCCGATGGCCCGCCATCTTGGAAATGACGGCCACAGTCTGGCGCTGTACAATCGCAGCCCGGCCAAGGTCGAGGCCTGGCTGGCGGCACATCCGCATCTGGCGGACAAGGCACGCATCGCCGCGACTCCCGCCGACGCGGCCGAAGGCGTCGATGCGGTCATCACCTGCGTCGGCAATGATGACGACCTTGCCCAGGTCATCATGGGCCGCCAGGGCGCGTTCACCACGCTGCCCAAGGGCGCGCTGTTCATCGACCATACCACCGTCTCTGCGACCATCGCGCGCCAGATCTCGGTCGAGGGCCGCGCCAAGAACATCCTGTGCGTCGATGCTCCCGTCACCGGCGGCCAGGCAGGCGCGGAGAACGGCACGCTTGCTATCATGTGCGGCGGCAAGAAGGATGCGGTCGATGCCGCGCGCCCGATCATCAAAAGCTATTCCACCCGCATCGTCCATGTCGGCGGACCGGGCGACGGGCAGACCACCAAGATGGTCAACCAGATCTGTATCGCAGGCGTGCTGGGCGGGCTCAGCGAAGCGATGCGCTTTGCCCAGGCCAGCCGGCTCGATCTCGACAAGGTCTTCTCGGCGATCTCCGGCGGCGCTGCGCAAAGCTGGCAGATGGACAATCGCTGGAAGACCATGGCCGAAGACAGTTTCGACTTCGGCTTCGCCATCGACTGGATGCGCAAGGATCTGGGGCTCGCGCTCGACGAGGCGCGCAACAATGGCGCATCGCTCCCGGTTGCCGCCCTGCTCGACCAGTTCTTTGCCGAGGCGCAGCATCTGGGCGCAGGTCGCCAGGATACCAGCGCGCTGATCCGCAGGCTGCCGCGCAAATGA
- a CDS encoding threonine ammonia-lyase yields the protein MTSPTDRLTLDDIRAAHARIAGSIVRTPTLVSRTLSAITGATVYLKFENLQFTAAYKERGALNFLSQMSEEAKAKGVIAASAGNHAQGLAWHGTRLGVPVTIVMPKPTPTIKVQQTEANGGRVILFGEKYDDAYAHARELEASEGLTFVHPFDDPVIAAGQGTVAIEMLEDAPEIDHFVIPIGGGGLFSGMGTAARALKPDIRLTGVQAQLYPSMYNTVKGTQYPCEGDTLAEGIAVKQPGDFTREIVRALADDIVLVSEPQLETAVSLLLQIEKTVAEGAGAAGLAALLAEPERFKGQTVGVVLCGGNIDTRLLANVLLRDLARSGRLARLRIALQDRPGALFKVMRQFDAHQVNIIEIYHQRVFTNLPAKGLITDIECEARDRSQLDALVASLKASGYDVGLVEVA from the coding sequence ATGACCAGCCCCACAGACCGCCTCACCCTGGATGATATCCGCGCCGCGCATGCTCGCATCGCCGGCTCCATCGTCCGCACGCCCACGCTTGTCAGCAGGACGCTGTCGGCGATTACCGGGGCGACGGTATATCTGAAGTTCGAGAACCTGCAGTTCACTGCGGCGTACAAGGAGCGCGGTGCGCTCAACTTCCTGTCGCAGATGAGCGAGGAAGCCAAGGCCAAGGGCGTGATCGCTGCGTCTGCGGGCAATCATGCGCAGGGCCTGGCCTGGCACGGCACCCGCCTGGGCGTGCCCGTCACCATCGTGATGCCCAAGCCCACACCCACCATCAAGGTGCAGCAGACCGAGGCCAATGGCGGCCGCGTCATCCTGTTCGGCGAGAAATATGACGATGCCTATGCGCATGCACGCGAGCTCGAAGCCAGCGAAGGGCTGACCTTTGTCCACCCGTTCGACGATCCGGTGATCGCGGCGGGGCAGGGGACGGTCGCCATCGAAATGCTGGAGGACGCGCCCGAGATCGATCATTTCGTGATTCCGATCGGCGGGGGCGGGCTGTTCTCGGGCATGGGCACGGCTGCACGTGCGCTCAAGCCCGATATCAGACTGACCGGCGTCCAGGCGCAGCTCTATCCCAGCATGTACAATACGGTGAAGGGCACCCAGTATCCGTGCGAGGGCGATACGCTGGCCGAGGGCATTGCGGTCAAGCAGCCGGGCGACTTCACCCGCGAGATCGTGCGCGCGCTGGCCGATGACATCGTGCTGGTGAGCGAGCCGCAGCTGGAAACAGCGGTCAGCCTGTTGCTGCAGATAGAAAAGACCGTGGCCGAAGGCGCAGGCGCTGCCGGGCTGGCGGCGCTGCTCGCAGAGCCCGAGCGGTTCAAGGGCCAGACGGTGGGCGTCGTGCTGTGCGGCGGGAATATCGATACCCGGCTGCTCGCCAATGTGCTGCTGCGCGATCTCGCCCGATCGGGCCGTCTGGCACGCCTGCGCATCGCGCTGCAGGACCGGCCCGGCGCGCTGTTCAAGGTGATGCGCCAGTTCGACGCGCATCAGGTCAACATCATCGAGATCTACCACCAGCGCGTGTTCACCAACCTGCCCGCCAAGGGCCTGATCACCGATATCGAATGCGAAGCGCGCGACCGCAGCCAGCTCGACGCGCTGGTCGCCTCGCTCAAGGCCAGCGGATATGATGTCGGCCTGGTAGAGGTGGCATAA
- a CDS encoding arginyltransferase: MSAPARFPRFFVTNPGPCPYLPGKSERKVFTELSGPHADELNDALSRIGFRRSQNVAYRPSCLDCRACVSVRVVADKFVPSVNQRKLLKRNRDLIVSACKPWSTQEQYDLLRRYLKTRHPGGGMSDMDDMDYADMVEHTPVRSYVIEYREPNPDGSAGKLVGACLTDQQGDGLSMIYSFYEPDHPTRRGLGNYIIMDHIQRAARARLPYVYLGYWVKSSPRMQYKIKYQPLELLGPDGWHPFDLERDGAGA, encoded by the coding sequence GTGAGCGCACCGGCACGCTTTCCCCGCTTCTTCGTGACCAACCCTGGCCCATGCCCCTATCTTCCGGGCAAGAGCGAGCGCAAGGTGTTCACCGAGCTGAGCGGTCCGCATGCGGACGAACTCAACGACGCGCTGAGCCGCATCGGGTTTCGTCGCAGCCAGAACGTCGCCTATCGTCCCAGCTGCCTCGATTGTCGCGCCTGTGTGTCGGTGCGCGTGGTGGCAGACAAGTTCGTGCCCTCGGTCAACCAACGCAAGTTGCTGAAGCGCAACCGCGATCTGATCGTTTCGGCCTGCAAGCCCTGGTCGACACAGGAGCAGTACGATCTGCTGCGCCGCTATCTGAAGACCCGGCACCCGGGCGGCGGCATGTCCGACATGGACGACATGGATTATGCCGACATGGTCGAGCACACCCCGGTGCGCAGCTATGTCATCGAATATCGCGAGCCCAACCCCGATGGCAGCGCCGGCAAGCTGGTCGGCGCGTGCCTGACCGATCAGCAGGGCGATGGCCTGTCGATGATCTACAGCTTTTACGAGCCCGACCATCCGACCCGCCGGGGCCTGGGCAATTACATCATCATGGATCATATCCAGCGCGCCGCGCGCGCCCGGCTGCCCTATGTCTATCTGGGCTATTGGGTAAAATCTTCGCCGCGCATGCAGTACAAGATAAAATACCAGCCGCTGGAACTGCTTGGCCCCGATGGCTGGCACCCTTTCGACCTTGAACGGGACGGCGCTGGCGCATAA
- a CDS encoding BamA/TamA family outer membrane protein → MRLGDRARLCKAGTLVMLAAGCAWPGYAHAQQVPATSSDVAAQSSEQPELPAPEAEDPLGIDPLAPLDQLPGMEVEWPDGGDIPAWPGEFTAEDTLPADTQAADASDRTDGDAVATGIDDVRDGLAALPGDAAVDPLLEGEEGDAAQRRAEREAEREQRRAERQALRELDDGDVRYRVTVNFLPSEDLADLDQDAFRDRFQSLSTLERLSDDDANLAQVNRRARDDNDLLDTMLRVYGYYDGEVRNSVARVAGEDRVALNFEVTTGPVYRLSAIDLAGLDAVGVDVPAARAVFAMQVGDPANSDKIVAGRLAVLTRLLETGFPFAQTGEPDLLIDHEARSGALTVPVTPGGQYRFGGIIANDQGLFGSRHLQRIARFAPGDIFQASEMDDLRRAILATGLVSTATLTPVAATDPVGNEPGTVDVTVETVAAPLRTIAGAVGYGTGEGYRAEVSWEHRNFFPPEGLVRARAVGGTQEQLINLVFRRNNFLKRDRVLTAQVLASNINRDAFEARTFLVAASLERQTNLIFQKKWTWSLGAELVLSDERDSRARIVGGARQTFFIAALPTALTYDGTDSLLDPTKGFRLGGRVSPEYSLQSGSKGYVRIQIDGSYYQPISDRIVLAGRARLGSTLGADRFDIAPSRRFYAGGGGSVRGYGFQRIGPRDGNDDPIGGNGLAEFSLEARVRFGNFGVVPFFDAGNVYAGSTPDFSGMRYGAGIGVRYYSSFGPLRLDVGTPLNPQTGDSRIGIYISLGQAF, encoded by the coding sequence ATGAGGCTGGGTGATCGCGCGCGTCTGTGTAAGGCGGGAACACTGGTCATGCTGGCCGCTGGCTGCGCATGGCCGGGCTATGCGCACGCGCAGCAGGTCCCCGCTACTTCCAGCGATGTTGCGGCTCAATCGTCCGAACAACCCGAACTGCCGGCGCCCGAGGCGGAAGACCCGCTGGGCATAGACCCGCTCGCCCCGCTGGATCAGCTTCCCGGCATGGAAGTCGAATGGCCCGATGGTGGCGACATTCCCGCATGGCCGGGTGAATTCACTGCCGAAGATACACTCCCCGCCGATACCCAGGCCGCCGATGCCTCGGATCGCACCGATGGCGATGCTGTGGCTACGGGCATTGACGATGTCCGCGATGGCCTCGCCGCACTGCCGGGGGACGCGGCGGTCGATCCCCTGCTCGAAGGTGAGGAAGGGGACGCTGCCCAGCGCCGCGCCGAACGCGAGGCGGAGCGCGAGCAGAGGCGCGCCGAGCGCCAGGCGCTGCGTGAGCTCGATGATGGCGATGTGCGCTACCGTGTCACGGTCAACTTCCTGCCGTCCGAGGACCTCGCCGATCTGGACCAGGATGCCTTTCGCGATCGCTTCCAGTCGCTGTCGACCCTCGAGCGACTGTCGGACGACGACGCCAATCTGGCCCAGGTCAACCGCCGCGCCCGCGACGATAACGACCTGCTCGATACCATGCTGCGCGTCTATGGCTATTATGATGGCGAGGTGCGCAATTCAGTCGCCCGGGTGGCGGGGGAAGATCGGGTTGCGCTGAATTTCGAGGTGACGACCGGCCCGGTCTATCGCCTGAGCGCGATCGATCTCGCCGGGCTGGACGCGGTGGGGGTCGACGTGCCTGCGGCCCGCGCGGTCTTTGCCATGCAGGTGGGCGATCCGGCCAATTCGGACAAGATCGTCGCCGGGCGTCTGGCGGTGCTGACGCGCTTGCTGGAAACCGGATTTCCGTTTGCGCAGACCGGCGAGCCCGATCTGCTGATCGACCACGAGGCGCGCAGCGGTGCGCTGACCGTCCCTGTCACCCCCGGCGGCCAGTATCGCTTTGGCGGCATCATCGCCAACGATCAGGGGCTGTTCGGGTCGCGGCACCTGCAGCGGATTGCGCGGTTTGCGCCGGGCGATATCTTCCAGGCGTCGGAGATGGACGATCTGCGCCGCGCGATCCTCGCAACCGGGCTGGTATCGACCGCGACCCTGACCCCGGTCGCTGCGACCGATCCCGTCGGCAACGAGCCCGGGACAGTGGATGTCACGGTAGAGACCGTAGCCGCACCGCTCCGCACGATCGCGGGCGCAGTCGGCTATGGTACTGGAGAAGGCTATCGCGCGGAGGTCAGCTGGGAACATCGCAACTTTTTTCCGCCCGAAGGCCTGGTCCGCGCGCGCGCTGTGGGCGGCACGCAGGAACAGCTCATCAACCTGGTCTTTCGGCGCAACAATTTCCTGAAGCGCGACCGGGTGCTGACCGCTCAGGTGCTGGCCAGCAACATCAATCGCGATGCCTTCGAGGCACGGACCTTCCTGGTTGCGGCCTCGCTGGAGCGGCAGACCAACCTGATCTTCCAGAAGAAATGGACCTGGTCGCTGGGGGCGGAGCTGGTGCTGTCCGACGAACGCGACAGCCGGGCGCGGATTGTCGGCGGTGCAAGGCAGACGTTCTTCATCGCCGCGTTGCCGACGGCGCTGACCTATGACGGCACCGACAGCCTGCTCGATCCGACCAAGGGTTTCAGGCTCGGCGGGCGCGTCTCGCCCGAATATTCGCTGCAATCGGGCAGCAAGGGCTATGTCCGCATCCAGATCGACGGCAGCTATTACCAGCCGATATCGGACAGGATCGTGCTGGCAGGGCGGGCGCGGCTGGGCAGCACGCTCGGCGCGGACCGCTTCGATATCGCCCCGTCGCGGCGGTTCTATGCCGGTGGCGGCGGGTCGGTGCGCGGCTATGGCTTCCAGCGGATCGGCCCGCGCGACGGCAATGATGATCCGATCGGCGGCAATGGCCTTGCCGAATTCTCGCTCGAGGCACGCGTGCGCTTCGGCAATTTTGGCGTCGTCCCGTTCTTCGATGCGGGCAATGTCTATGCCGGCAGCACCCCCGATTTCAGCGGCATGCGCTATGGTGCCGGTATCGGCGTGCGCTATTACAGCAGCTTCGGGCCGTTGCGGCTCGATGTCGGCACGCCGCTGAACCCGCAGACGGGCGACAGCCGCATCGGTATCTATATTTCGCTGGGACAGGCTTTCTGA
- a CDS encoding translocation/assembly module TamB domain-containing protein encodes MADEPVTDAVSSQPLAPARKPVRWVRGLVIGVLVLAGLVAAMLFGLDSGPGRRFVAEQIAGYQLKSGLSLRVARIEGSIYGKAVLRGVEIRDTKRVFFTASTVDLDWRPFRFLNNRLDIRDLVIRRGELRSLPELNPGDPDDPLLPAFDIRIDRLQADGLVIRDGIAGPRRVANIAGKVDIRSGRVLVDARAALADGSDRLAVMIDAIPDQNRLMINGDIVAPAGGAIAALAGLTQDMSASVKGRGDWNFWEGKLAARLGDRELTALDINQREGQVRIRGFVRPEPLIGNSFTRALGPAIGVVARGTLDARVLSGMVALAGQAGTINANGAIDLGENRFDNVELLAALSRPQLLAEGLEARNLRGQVTLKGSFGELEAPYRLSADRVAMAGVSAETLLAQGTITRQQRDFTIPVKVSATRVATGNAYGDRLANGLRGQGVVRMRDGILSSDPIRLVSNSLVALVQLSGSSQRGRYLAVADVRLPAFGVENVGDADIDANLRLAFGGGAAWDLLGDVRVLMRRVVNETVVTLIGPGPRFASKFSYGAGQPFVLRDASLAAQKLALIGGGRLEPDGRIVLRASGRHRDYGPLDVTADSIRGDTRAVLTLEDPLPALGVQDLRLALGTVPDGFSVDVTGQSALGPLEGATRIFAREAGRTLIQIERFTVSRALFAGDIYATKAGIEGALDVSGGGITGNVTLDPRAGGQGVKALLNLANARFDGEVPITINRGAAEIDALIAEGRNTIVGSIQAQGIGRGPLFIGRLAANANLVNGEGRVTASLAGRRGSNFELQTSAQIAGNAITLAGNGQYGNRRLRLVRPARLTKLEDGGWRLAPAVLRVGRGRLGAQGRFGGGLTELSAQFNTVPLALFDVAVRELGFGGNASGTLNYRQADGGLPTGKASVKLDNLTRTGLIVSSRPVDIAANLALTADALAVRAVIAEQDKTVGRAQARIGNLPQGFDLFGRLQRGTLAGQLRFNGPADSLWRLLGIEAFDVTGQVGVAADLSGSLRDPSINGILATRTARLESGLSGTVISDIVSRGQFNGSRLTLTSFSGKAGSNGTITGSGYVDYGGLFASPSQGVAVEIKATAKNAQLVNRDDFGATVSGPLTISSDGTTGTLGGDVVLNRGRFRLGQFNAAEALPVINVREINRRADEAPRRERPAIWRYNVKARAPNQFTVTGLGINSEWAANITLTGTVDAPRISGQADLIRGEYEFAGRDFDLERGRISFRGESPPNPALDIAASANLTDLNATINVRGTGLAPEISFTSTPALPEDELLARLLFGSSITDISAPEAVQLAAALASLRGGSGLDPINALRGAIGLDRLRIVEGNQTLGQGTSIAAGKYITRNTYVEIVTDGRGYSATQVEFQITRWLSLLSSISTIGRQSANVRISKDY; translated from the coding sequence ATGGCGGATGAGCCGGTGACCGACGCCGTGTCGTCGCAGCCCCTGGCGCCGGCGCGCAAGCCGGTGCGGTGGGTGCGCGGGCTTGTCATCGGCGTGCTGGTGCTGGCCGGCCTGGTGGCAGCAATGCTGTTCGGGCTGGACAGCGGGCCTGGCCGCCGCTTCGTCGCCGAGCAGATTGCCGGCTATCAGCTCAAATCGGGCCTTTCGCTGCGCGTCGCACGGATAGAAGGGTCGATCTATGGCAAGGCGGTGCTGCGCGGGGTCGAAATCCGCGATACCAAGCGCGTCTTCTTCACCGCCTCGACCGTCGATCTCGACTGGCGGCCGTTTCGCTTCCTCAACAACCGGCTCGACATTCGCGATCTGGTCATCCGGCGCGGCGAGTTGCGAAGCCTGCCAGAACTGAACCCGGGCGACCCCGACGATCCGCTGCTGCCGGCCTTCGATATCCGCATAGACCGGCTGCAGGCCGATGGGCTGGTGATCCGCGATGGGATTGCCGGGCCGCGCCGGGTCGCCAATATCGCGGGCAAGGTCGATATCCGGTCGGGCCGGGTGCTGGTCGATGCGCGCGCTGCGCTGGCCGATGGCAGCGACCGGCTGGCGGTGATGATCGACGCCATCCCCGATCAGAACCGGCTGATGATCAATGGCGACATTGTCGCGCCTGCAGGCGGAGCCATCGCTGCGCTAGCAGGCCTGACGCAGGACATGTCTGCCTCGGTCAAGGGCCGGGGCGATTGGAATTTCTGGGAAGGCAAGTTGGCTGCCCGCCTGGGCGACCGAGAATTGACCGCGCTCGATATCAACCAGCGCGAAGGCCAGGTGCGCATCCGGGGCTTTGTCCGCCCCGAGCCGCTGATCGGCAACAGCTTTACCCGCGCGCTCGGCCCTGCCATCGGCGTGGTCGCGCGCGGCACGCTTGACGCGCGCGTGCTGTCGGGCATGGTCGCGCTGGCGGGCCAGGCTGGGACGATCAATGCCAATGGCGCGATCGATCTTGGCGAAAACCGTTTCGACAATGTTGAGCTGCTGGCCGCACTGTCTCGCCCGCAACTGCTCGCAGAGGGGCTTGAGGCGCGCAATCTGCGCGGGCAGGTGACGCTGAAAGGTAGCTTCGGCGAACTGGAAGCGCCCTATCGCCTCTCGGCGGACCGGGTTGCAATGGCCGGTGTCAGCGCCGAAACGCTGCTGGCGCAGGGCACGATAACCCGGCAGCAGCGCGATTTCACCATCCCCGTCAAGGTCAGCGCGACGCGCGTCGCCACCGGCAATGCCTATGGCGACCGCCTGGCGAACGGCCTGCGCGGGCAAGGCGTTGTGCGGATGCGCGACGGCATCCTCAGCAGCGATCCCATCAGGCTGGTCAGCAACAGCCTTGTCGCGCTGGTCCAGCTTTCGGGCAGCAGCCAGCGCGGACGCTATCTGGCCGTCGCTGATGTCCGCCTGCCTGCCTTCGGGGTCGAGAATGTCGGTGATGCCGATATCGATGCCAATCTGCGCCTGGCCTTTGGCGGCGGTGCCGCCTGGGATCTGCTGGGCGATGTCCGCGTGCTGATGCGCCGTGTGGTCAACGAGACTGTGGTCACCCTGATCGGGCCAGGCCCGCGATTTGCCAGCAAGTTCAGCTATGGCGCCGGCCAGCCCTTCGTGCTGCGCGATGCGAGCCTGGCGGCGCAGAAGCTGGCGCTGATCGGTGGCGGCCGGCTGGAGCCCGATGGCCGTATCGTGCTGCGTGCCAGCGGTCGTCACCGCGATTACGGCCCGCTGGATGTGACGGCAGATTCCATCCGGGGCGACACGCGTGCGGTGCTGACGCTGGAAGATCCGCTGCCTGCGCTGGGGGTGCAGGATCTGCGGCTGGCGCTGGGCACCGTGCCCGATGGTTTCTCGGTCGATGTCACCGGCCAGTCGGCGCTCGGTCCGCTCGAAGGTGCAACGCGCATCTTTGCGCGCGAAGCCGGGCGGACGCTGATCCAGATCGAGCGCTTCACCGTATCGCGCGCGCTGTTTGCGGGCGATATCTATGCGACCAAGGCGGGCATCGAAGGCGCGCTCGACGTCTCGGGCGGGGGCATTACCGGCAATGTTACGCTCGATCCGCGCGCCGGCGGGCAGGGCGTCAAGGCGTTGCTCAACCTTGCCAATGCGCGCTTCGATGGCGAGGTGCCGATCACCATCAACCGGGGCGCAGCAGAAATTGATGCGCTGATTGCCGAAGGGCGCAACACGATCGTCGGCAGCATCCAGGCGCAGGGCATCGGGCGTGGGCCGCTGTTCATCGGGCGACTGGCGGCCAATGCCAATCTGGTCAATGGTGAGGGCAGGGTGACCGCGTCGCTGGCCGGTCGGCGCGGCAGCAATTTCGAGCTCCAGACCAGTGCGCAGATCGCCGGCAATGCGATCACGCTTGCGGGCAATGGCCAATATGGCAACCGGCGGCTGCGGCTGGTGCGTCCGGCGCGGCTGACAAAGCTCGAAGACGGCGGCTGGAGACTGGCGCCTGCGGTGCTGCGCGTCGGTCGCGGGCGCCTGGGCGCGCAGGGGCGCTTTGGCGGCGGCCTCACCGAACTCAGCGCGCAGTTCAACACGGTGCCGCTGGCGCTGTTCGACGTTGCGGTGCGCGAGCTTGGCTTTGGCGGTAACGCCTCCGGCACGCTCAACTATCGTCAGGCCGATGGTGGCTTGCCGACCGGCAAGGCCAGTGTGAAGCTCGACAACCTGACCCGTACCGGCCTGATCGTCAGCTCGCGCCCGGTCGATATCGCTGCCAATCTGGCGCTGACCGCCGATGCGCTGGCGGTACGCGCAGTGATTGCCGAGCAGGACAAGACCGTCGGCCGCGCGCAGGCGCGGATCGGCAATCTGCCGCAGGGTTTCGACCTGTTCGGCCGTTTGCAGCGCGGTACGCTGGCAGGGCAGCTTCGCTTCAACGGTCCGGCGGACTCGCTCTGGCGGCTTCTGGGCATCGAGGCGTTCGACGTCACCGGCCAGGTCGGCGTCGCAGCGGACCTTTCAGGCTCGCTGCGCGATCCCAGCATCAACGGCATTCTCGCCACCCGCACCGCGCGGCTGGAAAGCGGGCTTTCGGGCACGGTGATCTCCGACATCGTCTCGCGCGGCCAGTTTAACGGATCGCGGCTGACGCTGACCAGCTTCAGCGGCAAGGCCGGATCGAACGGCACGATCACCGGGTCGGGCTATGTCGATTATGGCGGCCTATTCGCCTCGCCATCGCAAGGCGTCGCGGTCGAGATCAAGGCGACGGCGAAGAATGCGCAACTGGTCAATCGCGACGATTTCGGTGCCACCGTCTCGGGGCCGCTGACCATATCATCCGATGGCACGACCGGGACGCTGGGCGGCGATGTCGTGCTCAATCGGGGGCGCTTCCGGCTGGGCCAGTTCAACGCTGCTGAAGCGCTGCCGGTGATCAACGTGCGCGAAATCAACCGCCGTGCCGACGAGGCCCCCCGCCGCGAGCGGCCCGCCATCTGGCGCTACAATGTCAAGGCGCGCGCGCCCAACCAGTTCACCGTCACCGGTCTTGGCATCAACAGCGAATGGGCGGCCAATATCACGCTCACCGGAACGGTCGATGCGCCGCGTATCAGCGGCCAGGCCGATCTGATCCGCGGCGAGTATGAATTTGCCGGTCGCGATTTCGATCTCGAGCGTGGCCGCATCAGCTTCCGCGGGGAATCGCCGCCCAATCCGGCGCTCGACATCGCGGCCTCGGCCAACCTCACCGATCTCAACGCCACCATCAACGTGCGCGGAACGGGCCTGGCGCCGGAGATCAGCTTTACCAGCACCCCGGCGCTGCCCGAGGACGAGCTGCTCGCGCGGTTGCTGTTCGGATCGTCGATCACCGATATTTCCGCGCCCGAGGCGGTGCAGCTTGCAGCGGCGCTGGCATCGCTGCGCGGCGGCAGCGGGCTCGACCCGATCAACGCACTGCGCGGGGCGATCGGGCTCGATCGTCTGCGCATCGTCGAGGGCAACCAGACCCTCGGCCAGGGCACCAGCATTGCGGCGGGCAAGTATATCACCCGCAACACCTATGTGGAGATCGTCACCGACGGGCGCGGCTATTCGGCCACCCAGGTGGAATTCCAGATCACGCGCTGGCTGTCGCTGCTGTCGTCAATCTCGACGATCGGCCGGCAGAGCGCCAACGTGCGGATTTCGAAGGATTATTGA
- a CDS encoding alpha/beta hydrolase, producing the protein MRTVTWGAIGLAVLLLGIRLVDGSQVAAMLNDDKPIMQWPDLLDQPRPQPDRTITYGKDALQLVDLWLPKGEGPHPVVVMIHGGCWQTEIATRDIMNYIADDLRKDGIAVWNVEYRGVDRGGGYPGTYLDVGAAADLLGAEAKALNLDLTHTIAIGHSAGGHLALWLAARQALPEGEPLRGAKPLRIDTAISQAGIADLRAAMKRTGHACGTDAPTRMAGEKFALTSPPEMPVSTAQQIQFHTDKDKIAPPAYAETYAADMKKRGVTVENHVHGPEGHVELIAPTSRSWAAQKARIKQLLGQK; encoded by the coding sequence GTGCGAACGGTTACATGGGGAGCAATTGGCCTGGCGGTTCTGCTGCTGGGGATCAGGCTCGTCGATGGGTCGCAGGTCGCAGCCATGCTGAACGACGACAAGCCGATCATGCAATGGCCCGATCTGCTTGATCAGCCGCGCCCCCAGCCGGACCGCACGATCACCTATGGCAAGGATGCGCTGCAGCTGGTCGACCTGTGGTTGCCCAAGGGCGAGGGACCGCATCCGGTGGTCGTGATGATCCATGGCGGCTGCTGGCAGACCGAAATCGCGACACGCGACATCATGAACTATATCGCCGATGATCTCCGCAAGGACGGGATCGCGGTGTGGAATGTCGAATATCGCGGAGTCGATCGTGGCGGCGGCTATCCCGGCACCTATCTGGATGTCGGCGCAGCGGCGGACCTGCTGGGGGCTGAGGCCAAGGCGCTCAACCTCGACCTTACGCACACCATCGCCATCGGCCATTCTGCTGGCGGACATCTTGCCCTTTGGCTGGCCGCGCGTCAGGCGCTGCCCGAGGGTGAGCCGCTGCGTGGCGCGAAGCCTCTGCGGATCGACACCGCGATCAGCCAGGCCGGCATTGCCGATCTGCGCGCTGCGATGAAGCGCACCGGTCATGCCTGCGGCACCGACGCACCGACACGGATGGCGGGTGAAAAGTTCGCGCTGACCTCGCCTCCCGAAATGCCGGTCAGCACCGCGCAGCAGATCCAGTTCCACACCGACAAGGACAAGATCGCTCCGCCGGCCTATGCCGAAACCTATGCCGCAGACATGAAGAAGCGCGGGGTCACGGTCGAAAACCATGTCCACGGGCCTGAAGGCCATGTCGAGCTGATCGCGCCCACCAGCCGCAGCTGGGCGGCGCAAAAGGCGCGGATCAAGCAGTTGCTGGGACAGAAATGA